In one Flavobacteriales bacterium genomic region, the following are encoded:
- a CDS encoding KTSC domain-containing protein, whose amino-acid sequence MKEINESRLLLGAASGLSLKELNGLYKGLMKRHHPDRFQEEAEREAAEAMSQRIIAAYKLLEALHPETQAAKAAEFEVALLSGVANWQYKGQVLRVCLGDGSEHAFYGVPPNTYNKFVGSDGSARFVRRHLAGSFPRRCIAAAAVAA is encoded by the coding sequence ATGAAGGAAATCAATGAGAGCCGCTTGCTGCTCGGCGCCGCCTCGGGCCTGAGCCTGAAGGAGCTCAACGGGCTATACAAGGGCCTGATGAAACGCCATCACCCGGACCGTTTCCAGGAGGAAGCGGAAAGGGAGGCGGCTGAGGCCATGAGCCAGCGCATCATCGCGGCCTACAAGCTGCTGGAAGCGCTGCATCCGGAGACGCAGGCTGCAAAGGCGGCCGAATTCGAGGTGGCCCTTCTTAGCGGCGTGGCCAACTGGCAGTACAAGGGACAGGTCCTGCGGGTCTGCCTCGGCGACGGCAGTGAGCACGCGTTCTATGGTGTTCCGCCCAATACCTACAACAAGTTCGTGGGCAGCGATGGCTCGGCACGTTTCGTCAGGCGCCACCTGGCCGGGAGCTTCCCGCGCCGGTGCATTGCCGCCGCCGCCGTTGCAGCCTGA
- a CDS encoding trypsin-like peptidase domain-containing protein produces MRLALSLNVVLLGFASGALGQETTGALPLSMRLGLDPHAVAGVEAAPFDADAAGADDRQRDAMGKVPLYGRFVALEASLGTDGTWLELPGGDRLWRLRITSPGAIAMELFLEEVHLPPGAQLHVYSASGDEVYGGYTAAHVQENGALATDLTRGDACVLEYHEPAAVRGEGALRLRRLAHAYRMADMLSGECEVDVLCPEGDNWVDQRNSVVRIRVVDPSGTGFCTGALVNNTAQDCKPYVLTAHHCIVDSQDSNFATFQFRWNYQRASCDGGTTNGFNMVGCTRRADSNDNGGDSGSDFALLELTSAVPASVGAYYAGWDATGTGSNSGVCIHHPDGDYKKISTYTSNLVSTTWGGPSGSHWRVTWAATVNGHGVTEPGSSGAPLFNASKRIIGTLTGGSSFCDTPTAPDYFGKMSFHFGTANPNPAAEELRNWLSPVFNATTLNGSYNPCATIGIDEVRLPEPEVFPNPFTDRFTVRLPESLQGADRLEVTDATGRLLHAARISSSTCTVEAMAWNEGTYVLSVFQGGVRTGSVRMVR; encoded by the coding sequence ATGAGACTTGCTCTTTCCCTCAACGTCGTGCTCCTCGGTTTCGCATCCGGTGCCCTCGGCCAGGAAACCACGGGTGCGCTGCCGCTGAGCATGCGCCTCGGCCTAGACCCCCATGCGGTGGCGGGTGTGGAGGCCGCTCCCTTCGACGCCGATGCCGCAGGCGCGGACGACCGCCAGCGCGATGCCATGGGCAAGGTTCCGCTCTACGGGCGATTCGTGGCGCTGGAGGCATCGCTCGGCACCGATGGAACCTGGCTCGAGCTGCCTGGTGGCGACCGCCTCTGGCGGCTTCGCATCACCTCACCCGGGGCGATCGCCATGGAGCTCTTCCTCGAGGAAGTGCATCTGCCGCCCGGCGCTCAGCTCCACGTCTATTCCGCCTCCGGCGACGAGGTATACGGCGGGTACACGGCTGCGCACGTCCAGGAGAACGGTGCGTTGGCCACCGATCTCACCCGCGGCGATGCCTGCGTGCTGGAGTATCACGAACCGGCCGCCGTGCGCGGAGAGGGAGCGCTGAGGCTGCGGCGGCTGGCCCACGCCTATCGGATGGCGGACATGCTCTCCGGTGAGTGCGAGGTGGATGTACTCTGCCCGGAGGGCGACAACTGGGTGGACCAGCGGAACTCGGTGGTCCGGATCCGGGTGGTGGATCCCTCAGGCACCGGTTTCTGCACCGGGGCACTGGTCAACAACACCGCCCAGGATTGCAAGCCCTATGTGCTCACGGCGCACCATTGCATCGTGGACAGCCAGGACTCGAACTTCGCCACATTCCAGTTCCGCTGGAACTACCAGCGTGCATCCTGCGATGGCGGTACCACCAACGGGTTCAACATGGTGGGCTGTACGCGGCGGGCTGACAGCAACGACAACGGTGGGGATAGCGGCTCCGATTTCGCGCTGCTCGAGCTCACCAGTGCCGTGCCGGCCTCGGTCGGCGCCTACTATGCCGGCTGGGACGCCACAGGAACGGGGTCGAATTCCGGTGTGTGCATCCACCACCCCGATGGGGATTACAAGAAGATCAGCACCTACACTTCCAACCTTGTGAGCACGACGTGGGGCGGACCCAGCGGATCGCATTGGCGCGTGACCTGGGCGGCCACCGTGAACGGCCATGGGGTCACGGAACCCGGATCTTCCGGGGCCCCGCTGTTCAACGCATCGAAACGAATCATCGGCACCCTCACGGGCGGCTCATCCTTCTGTGATACGCCCACGGCACCGGATTACTTCGGCAAGATGAGCTTCCATTTCGGCACGGCGAACCCCAATCCGGCAGCCGAGGAGCTCAGGAATTGGCTGTCGCCGGTGTTCAACGCCACCACGCTCAATGGCAGCTACAACCCGTGCGCGACCATCGGCATCGATGAGGTGCGCCTTCCCGAACCGGAGGTGTTCCCCAATCCCTTCACCGACCGCTTCACCGTGCGCCTGCCAGAGTCCTTGCAAGGGGCCGATCGGCTGGAAGTGACCGATGCCACCGGGCGCCTGCTGCATGCCGCACGCATCAGTTCCTCCACCTGCACCGTTGAGGCGATGGCCTGGAACGAGGGCACCTATGTGCTCAGCGTGTTCCAAGGAGGTGTGCGCACCGGGAGCGTGCGGATGGTTCGTTGA